The window TGCCACCGTCACCGCCGCCGCCTGCACCCAGAGCACCGGCCAGTGCGCCCGCTCCGGCATCGCCGCCGGTTGCGTCACCGCTGACACCGGCGCCCAGGCCAGCTGCCAAGCCACCTGCGCCACCGCCATCGGCACTACCGCCGAGGCCCAGACCCAAGCCGACGCCCAAACCATGGCCGCCGTCACCGTTACCGGCATGCGCGTCAGCATCGCCGCCTTCGGCACCAAATGCATCGCTGCCTTCGGCATAAGCCTCGGCCCCGTCCGCATTGGCATCACCAGCACCACCATTGGCATCCGCGCCATTGCCACCATCGCCACCGTCATTGGCTGCGTTGATGCCATCGTCCGCAGTTGCCGGACCGGCATTGGCGTCACCGTTCTGGTTGAACGTACCGTCGTTCGAGACGGTCGGATCAGACAGCGTGTCCTGATCGTCCAGGTTAGAGGACTGACCGATCACAAAGCCATTGCTGCCATCGCCGTTCAGCGAGTTGTTCAGCACATCATCGATATTCATGTCATGAGTACCGATGCTGATATTGCCGTCGCGGTTGACCAGCAGGTCACCCATCGTCCCGGTGCTGTTGTCCAGATCGATATCGGCAAAGTCGTCATCCGACGGCTCCCAGCCACCCAGATCCAGACCCACGCTGACATTGGTCTCGACGTCGGTTTGGACATCGGTGGCGTTGTAGGCTTCGTTGACGGCCTCGTTATACGCTTCGTTGGTCGCGTCATTGGTGGCGTCATTCTCGGCCGTGTTCATCGCGTCGTTGATGGCGTCATTCGCCGCATCATTGGTCGCGGTGTTGTCGGCATCGTTGGACGCGCTGTTGTCGGCATCATTCGACGCCGCGTTGTCAGCGGCGTTGTCAGCGGCATTCTGGGCCGCATTTGCTGCCTCGTTGACTGCTGCATTCTGTGCCGAAGTGTCCGAACTGCTGCTGTTGGAATTGTCGTTGCTGTTGGAATTGTCATTGCTCTGGGACTGTTCTTGTCCCTGGCCCTGGCCCTGACCTTGTCCCTGACCCTGACCCTGACCCTGCAGGTTCAACTGGCCCTGGCCCTGGCCCTGCAAGTTCAGTTGCGCCTGATCCTGATCCTGCTCCTGGTCCTGATCCTGGCTGTCCATCGGAAACGCGAACATATTCATGTTACGGCTACCAGACATAGTGGTTACTCCCAAAAAAGGGGCAGAGTCGGCCAACATATTCACAAGCGCGACATTCCGCCCTGGTTATTGGTGGAGAGAAAGCAAACCGGTTCCGATCGCCGAGCTATTGCTCACCGTCACGACGGCACGACCGTCCGTGTCTTGCTGTTGATATCTTTTGGCACCCGCCACCACGGGTGACAAAAGTCCGTCCGCTATTTGGAAAAGATCCAGTTTGCGGCACTCAATTAGAATACCCACCACCCCTGCCACCAAAACAGCCGCACGAAGAGGCTAGCCCCCAACAACGGCTTTGGTTAGGTGGCGCAGGGGTCGTCGGGACTAGTCCACCGCCCTTTGGAGCAGCCCTGACCAGACAAGAGACTTAGTTCTTTCGGGTAGGATCAAAGATGGAATACGCATCGCCATAAACATATATAAATACAGAATGTTAAATAAATCAGAGATATAAGTTCTTTAAATATTAATAAAATGTGATATGTTGATAGAGGAAATAAAAAACCAAGTCAGGCGCACAAATTTTTCCGCTAACGATTCGCACCGAACGCGGCCAGCAGGGATAAACAGCATGACCATCGTCGCCCTCAACGATGTTTCTTTTACGGCTACGGAACAAACAGCCGAATCAGACGCAAATATCGTCTTCGTCGGAAATCAGTTCAATTTCTCCGGCAGTCTTATCGCAGCAACCAGCCAGGAACTGGGGCAGATCGCATCCGCCGTGGTGCACTCTTTTTCGGATTTCAGGCGATTGATCGCGGCGGCGCAAACCGCGCCCGCGATCACCATACTGGACGAACCAACCATGCGCGGGCTGTCAGAAGAGGATCGCGATTTTCTTCTGAGCCTGCCGGATCTGACGATCGGACTGGCATTTTGCAACGCGCCCTACGCTGTCGCCTGCTATCAGGACGAAAAGCTGCGCCTGCATTTGCCCAGTATGTTCCCCTTGAACGTACGGCTGGATATCTGGCTTTCGATCATCAAACTGATTGCCCATGGCGGCAACTATATCTGCCCCGAGGTCATCGCCGGCAAGGCTGTGAATGCCGGTTCGGCGGATGATTGCAGCCTGACGCAACGCCAGTTGGACGTGCTGCGGCTGGTCGCGGATGGCCAATCGAACAAGCGCATCGCCGCCATGCTGGGCCTTTCGATCCACACGGTTAAACTGCATCTGCACAATGCCAACCTTCGGCTCGGCGCACGCAATCGCACCGAAGCCGCGATGCGCTATCGTGCCATGCAGTCATGACAGACGGTCCAGGCCACGGCGCAACAGAACCCGCGCTGGATGCGGTGCTGCTGAGGGTCGGACGGCTGAACTATTCCTGGAGCAACACCGAAAGTCTGCTGATCCATCTGCTTTCGGGCCTGAGCGGTATGGCAAAGGACGCCGCCGTCGTCGTTTTCCTGTCAGTGCAATCGACGCGCGGGCGCATCGAGATGGTCGAAAGGCTGGCCAAGCTGCGCTTGCCGCCGGGCGATCAATTGCAGGAACTGCTGGAATTGACAGATCGCTTCTCAAAGCTTTCGGCACTGCGCCATCAATACAACCATAGCATTTGGTCATTTCAGGATGACGGCTCTGTTTCAACGATCCTGATGCGAATCGCGGATCGACGCGACAAGATACGAATGGGCAGAAAGCAAAGTCTGGACCAGGATCAACTGGCACGACTGGATCAAGAACTAGACGCAATGTCACAGCTGAACCGCAATATCTGGCGGTTTCTGCGAAAATATGATTTCCCCGTAGACTAAAATATAGCGCCAAAACCTATATGCAGTGATTTTTCAAAGGTATATATTTGTTGCTTTAAACCAGATCCAGCCGCACGCTCAGGTTGCAATCTGCTTGCTGCGTCTTATGAATTTTCCGCGCAGGAAATAGGCGCCTTGATTCAATAAAATTCAGTATCCGCAATTACCGGATCAAACCGACCAGCTGATCGATATTTCTCCAAGTTATTCTTTAAAGGCAGCAATATCCATCGGGATCTGTGCCATCGATTGCCTGAACCTCCACTGACGGCTTCCCCAAAATCATCGATCAGCAGACAGGGGCCGCAGTTCAGCGCTGCGGCCCCTTTTGGGTCAAACTTGCAAATAGCCTACTCGGCAACCTGTTCGGCGACCCGGTTAGATCGGATCGAGGACCACAGCGATATACCGATCAGCGTTGCACCGCCCAGGCCGGTGATGACCTCTGGGATATGCACAAAGGCCTGCAGGAACATGATGATGGACAGTGAGATGATCGCATAGAAAGCACCGTGTTCCAGATAGCGGTACTGTGTCAGCGTGCCCTTTTCGACCAGCATGATGGTCATGGAGCGCACATACATCGCCCCGATCCCCAGACCGATGGCGATGATGAACAGGTTCTGCGTCAGCGCAAAAGCCCCGATCACACCGTCAAAGCTGAAGGACGCATCCAGTACCTCGAGATACAGAAAGGCGCCCAGCCCGCCTTTGGCCCCGGCCTGCAGCATCTCCTGGCTGCTATCCAGCAACCCGCCCAGCACCTCGACCAGAAGAAAGGTCAAAAGCCCCCAGATCGCAGATTTGAAAAACACCTCGGACGCGACGGGATCAAGGAAATGCGAGAAGACCAGCACCGTGGACAGGACAATCGCGACCTCGATGCCGCGAATGGTGGCGTATTTCTGCATCCGCTGCTCTAGCCAGCGGACCCAATGAACGTCCTTCTCATGGTCAAAGAAAAAGCTCAGCCCGACCATCATGAGAAAGGTCCCGCCAAAGGCCGCGATGGGCAGATGTGCGTCGCGCATGATGCGGGCGTATTCCTCGGGCTGCGAGGCCGCCATGACCATTGCCTGCCAGGGCCCGACCTTGGCCGCGATCACAACGATCAGCAACGGAAAGACGATCCGCATACCGAAGACAGCGATCAGAATACCCCAGGTCAGAAATCGGCGCTGCCAGGCTGGCGTCATGTCTTTCAGCTTGTTGGCGTTGACGATGGCATTATCGAAGCTGAGCGAGATTTCCAGCACCGCCAGCACGGCACAGATAAAGAACACACCCAGCGTCCCCGCCACGGTGCCGGTCATCTGCCAGCCCAGAGCCACCCCCAGCGCAAGGCCGACTATCGTCACGATAAAGGCCCATTTGAAATATTGCAGCGTCCCACGCGTGGGCGCTGCAACGGATTGCGATCCGTTCGTCATGTCAGAATCATCCCTGCGGCTTGTTCGAAAACAGTGCCGACATCACGAACGTACCGCCACGTTCGCCAGAGGGGCCCGGTCACCACCGTGCGTCCGCCGTAGCGGACGAGCCAGCACATGCGCCGTTTGCGGCCAAAAATCAAGAAGTCTGCGGCCCTGCGGACAAGACAGGCGCTGAATGCGGCAACGATGCCTCAGAAGCGGGCTATTTGCCCTTGGGCCTGAATGCAGCGATCCGGGCCGGATCGGTCTCGACCCGCGCCGCGCCCATCAGATCCAGACAATAGGGTACAGCGGCAAAGACCGCATTCAGGCAGGTCGCAATGGCCGAGGGCTTGCCGGGGATGGTGATGATCAGCGTCCTGCCGCGGCTGACAGCAGTTTGCCGGGACAGGATCGCGGTCGGCACCTCGCGCAATGATGCGCGACGCATCTCCTCGCCGAAGCCGGGATATTCGCGCTCGGCCACATCCGCCACTGCCTCGGGGGTCAGATCACGCGGCGCGGGGCCAGTTCCGCCCGTCACAAGGATCAGATCCATGCCGTCATCATCGGCCAGCTCCCGCAGCTTTGCCGCCACGACCTCGCGCCCATCGGGAACGATCACGCGGGTGATCTCTATGGGCGAGGTGATGGTCTCGCGCAGCCAGCTTTCGGCGCCCGGACCACCCTTGTCTTCGTATTCCCCGCTGGCCGCCCGATCACTTACGGTGACGATGGCGATGCGGGTAGTCTGGCGCTGCTGGGTCATTTCACCCGCGCATTTCGGTTACCGATCAGCTTCAGCCGCAGGGCGTTCAGTTTGATGAACCCTGCCGCGTCTTTCTGATCATAGGCCCCGGCGTCGTCCTCGAACGTCACATGCGCCTCGGAATACAGCGTGTGATCGGACCAGCGACCCACGGTGGTGGCGCTGCCCTTATACAGTTTCAGACGTACGGTGCCGCTGACATGTTCCTGGCTTTTGTCAATGGCTGCCTGCAGCATTTCGCGTTCGGGGCTGAACCAGAAACCGTTATAGATCAGTTCCGCGTAGCGCGGCATCAGGCTGTCTTTCAGGTGGCCCGCGCCGCTGTCCAGCGTGATCTGCTCGATGCCGCGATGGGCCTCAAGCAGGATCGTACCGCCCGGCGTTTCATAGATGCCGCGCGACTTCATCCCGATAAAGCGGTTCTCGACGAAATCCAGCCGCCCGATGCCGTGCTTGCGACCGTATTCGTTCAGATCGGTCAGGATCGTGGCGGGCGACAGCGGTTTGCCATTGATCGCCACGGCATCGCCCTGTTCAAACGTCACCTCGATATATTCGGGCTGATCGGGCGCATCCTCGGGGCTGACGGTACGCTGATAGACATATTCGGGCGCTTCCTCGGCGGGGTCTTCCAGCGCCTTCCCCTCGCTGCTGGTATGCAGCAGGTTGGCATCCACGCTGAACGGCGCCTCGCCGCGTTTGTCCTTGGCGATGGGGATCTGGTTGGCCTCGGCGAACTCGATCAGTTTGGTCCGGCTGGTCAGATCCCATTCACGCCATGGCGCGATGACGCGGATCGCGGGGTCCAGCGCATAGGCCGACAGTTCGAACCGCACCTGATCGTTGCCCTTGCCGGTCGCGCCATGCGCCACCGCATCGGCGCCGTGCTGATGGGCCAGCTCGACCAGACGCTTGGAGATCAACGGCCGCGCAATCGAGGTGCCCAGCAGATACAGCCCCTCATACAGCGCATTGGCGCGGAACATCGGAAAGACGAAATCGCGGACGAACTCTTCGCGCAGATCCTCGATATGGATGCTCTCGGGCGCGATGCCCAGCAGCTCTGCCTTGGCACGGGCCGGTTCCAGTTCCTCGCCCTGCCCCAGATCGGCAGTAAAGGTGATGACCTCGCAGCCATATTCGGTCTGAAGCCATTTCAGAATGATCGAGGTGTCTAGCCCACCGGAATAGGCAAGGACGACTTTCTTCGGCGCGTCGGACATGTGGTTAATCCCTTTGGAATTTGGCAAAAGGGAATAGGACCTTATGCCGCGTGTCACAAGGGCAGGCCGCAGATATTCCTGATTTCGCGATCATGCCATACTTTGCCGCGTCAAACGGGCAGGAATGGGCAGCAGGTTGCAGGTCCCTGACAACCGGGACTTATGCCGCTGCATGGGTCTTTCAGCCGCAGCGAATCCCAGCCTTTCAACACCTGCCGGGCGGTGTGCCGCGTCAGTAAGTCTTGATTATCCGGTATTCTCTGGGCAAGTGACAGGAATGGAAAATTTTGTCGCCTCCGTCCGTTTGGCCGAGGCCGCCTTGCGCGACCTGTTCGAGCCGACGCCATTGCAGCGCAACGACCACCTGTCGGCCAGGTACAACGCCGATATCTGGCTCAAGCGTGAGGATCTGACTCCGGTTCGCAGCTATAAGCTGCGCGGCGCTTTCAATGCGATGCGCAAGTTCATGGCCCAGGGCCAAAGGACGGATGCCCATTTCGTCTGCGCCAGTGCCGGGAACCACGCTCAGGGCATGGCCTTTGCATGTCGCCATTTCGGGGTGCGCGGCACCGTGTTCATGCCGGTAACAACGCCACAGCAGAAGATCCAGAAAACCCGCGTTTTCGGTGGCGATTCCGTAGAAATCGTAATGACGGGCGACTATTTCGATCAAACCCTTGCGGCGGCGCAGGCCTTTGCCGCCGAGAAGCAGGCGGTGTTCCTGTCACCCTTTGATTCGGCCGATGTGATGGAGGGGCAGGCCACCGTGGCGCTGGAAATCATGAGCCAATTGCCCACGGCCCCTGATCTGATCGTCCTGCCCGTCGGTGGAGGCGGGCTGTCGGCCGGGATCGCACGTTATCTGCGAAGCGATGCGCCGCAGACACAGCTGATCTTCGCAGAGCCACTTGGCGGCGGCAGTCTGCAGGCCGCCCTTGAGAACGGCGCGCTGGTGACGCTGCCGGCGGTGGACGGTTTCGTCGACGGCGCAGCTGTCGCCCGGATCGGGGCCTTGCCGTTCGAGGAATTGTCGCGTTTCTCACCCAAGGACGTTCATCTGGCACCCGAGGACCGGATCTGCATCACCATGCTGGAAATGCTGAATACCGAGGGCATGGTCCTGGAGCCAGCAGGCGCGCTGGCCGTCGACATTTTGGCCGATCTGGACGATCTGGCCGGCAAAACCGTGGTCTGCATCTGTTCGGGCGGTAATTTCGACTTCGAGCGGCTGCCCGAGGTCAAGGAACGCGCGCAGCGTTTTGCCGGCAAGAAGAAATACCTGATCCTCAGAATGCCGCAACGGCCCGGGGCACTGCGGGAGTTTCTGGAACTGCTGGGGCCTGACGATGATATCACCCGCTTTGAGTATCTCAAGAAATCGGCGCGGAACTTCGGTTCTATCCTGATCGGCATCGAAAGCAGCGACCCCGCGAACCTGACGGCCCTGATGCAACGCCTCGATCACGCTGATCTGACCTATCGCGACATCACCCGCGACAGCATCCTGTCCGAATTCCTGATCTGATCTGCACTGACGATCGGTTTTCGGGACCTGTCCGCGTCATGCCGTATCGGCCCTGCCCTGCTGATTGTCTTCAGTCACGCGCGGCAGATCGCGTATGAACATCTGCTTGGTGAGCGAATAGCAAATGACGATTTCATCCAGCGAGATGTTTTTCAACTCACCGCGACCGATCCTTGCCTCATAGTCATCGCATAATGTGGCAAAGGCATCGAAGCCGAGGTTGCAGGCGCTGCCCTTGAGGAAATGCAAATCGCGCGCCAGCTTTGCCGGATCGTCCATCGACAGCAGCATGACAAGGCCTTCGATCTCGTCCAGAAATAGTTCCAGAACTGGTTCGAACTCGCTCGGGCCGACTTCGTCTCGCAGCGCGCTCACCCGGTTCCAGTCGATCATAGTTTCCTCGTCACATCACGATTCGTGTTGGCTGGGTCTATCAGGCCGCGATTACCGAAGCCTTAACCCAACAGCGTGCCGCGATTTACGCGATTTTTACCACCGGCGCGCTATGCAGGCCGCATGAGCGCCACGAATCGTCCTGCACCCGCGTCCAACGCCGCCAGCGTCCCTCAGACAGCGGGGCGGCTGGTGCTGCTGGTCGATGATAGCCGCGCGCAGCGCCGGATGCTGATGATCCAACTGCAGCGCGCAGGGTACCGCGTTGCCGAGGCGGAATCAGGTCAGGCGGCGTTGGATTTCTGCGCCATGCAGGAACCCGATTTCATCCTGTCAGACTGGATCATGCCGGGCATGACTGGTCCTGATTTCTGCCGAAAGTTCAGGGCTCTGACAAAAAAGGGCTATGGCTACTTCATCTTGCTGACGTCCAAGACCGACAAGGCCGACATCGCCTTTGGGCTGGAGGCCGGCGCCGACGACTTTCTGACCAAGCCGATCTCGGGCGCTGAATTGCTGGCCCGATTGATGGCCGGCGAACGCATTCTGGAATTCCAGGAAAAGCTTCGTGCCAGCAATGCGCAACTGCAAAAGACGCTTGACCGCCTCAGTCTGGCACAAGAGGCGCTGGATCGCGATCTGCGCGAAGCCCGCAAGTTGCAACAGGGGCTGGTGCGCGAACGCTCGGGACGGTTCGAGAACTTCGAATTGTCGCTACTTTTGCGCCCCGCGGGGCATATCGGCGGCGATCTGGTCGGCTTTTTCCCGATCAATGAGAACCGCGTTGGCGTCTATGCCATCGATGTGTCGGGCCATGGCGTCACCGCGGCCTTGCTGACGGCGCGACTGGCGGCGCATCTGTCTGGATCAACCGAACAGAATGTCGCGCTACGCGCGGCGCAGAACGGGCAGGACGCCGTCCCACCCATCGCGCTGGCGCATTTCTTCAACAATATGCTGCTCGAAGAGATGCAGACCGATACCTATTTCACCATGGTCTATGCCGATATCGACTATCGAGAGGGCGTGCTGCGTATGGTGCAGGCGGGGCACCCGCACCCGTTGGTGCAACGCAAGAACCAAGAGATCGAACTGGTGGGTGATGGCGGTATGCCAATCGGTATTTTTGGCCGCCCGCGCTTCAATGAGTTCGAGGTGACACTGGCGCCCGGCGACCGGCTGTTGATTTCCTCGGATGGCATTACCGAAGCCACTGATCCAGAGGGCAACATGCTTTGCGATGAGGGGCTCAAATCCTTTGTCCGTGGCCATCAGGCGCTGCAGGGCCATAACTTTCTTGACGCAATTTCGTTCTGCGTGAACCAGTTTTCGCACGGTGATCGGCAAGACGATATTTCTGCGGTCCTGATCGAACACCGCGAAAGCCCGCAAACGAAACCTGGCCGCGGCCTGCAACCGCTGCCCGCGCCTGAAAACAACGACCCCGACAGCGGCACCTAGCGGCGCGACAACACCCCGCCGTGTCGGTCGCGGCGCGTCGGCGACATGGCTTTATCGGGATGACGGCGGCTTGCCTGAGCCAGAAAGCCACCCTTCATCAGTCGGGTCACAAAGGCACGCGCCCCGGGTTCACTTAGCGCAGCAGGCAGGTCAGCCAGCGGCACCCACACGGCGCGATGATCCGGTTCAACGGGATCACCTCGACGAACAACCGGCTCAGCCAGCCAGATCGTGCAGATCTTTTCCGCCCAATAGCCGTATTCCGGCAACCACGCATAGCGACGATAGGCGCCAATACGCCGCGGCGACGCAATGGCCCAGCCGGTCTCTTCGAACACCTCACGATGCAGCGCATGGATCGGGCTTTCACCCGGATCAATGCCGCCACCGGGCAGTTGCATGTCAGGTTCCGGCCCGGCCTGCAGCGTCAACAGCACCTGCCCTCGGCGCAACAGCAACCCATAGGCACCGGGCCGCGCACGGTAATGGCGGCCAGTCACGGGCGGTTGTCCGTATCGCGGTATCATACGACGCCCTTCTGCCGTTTCGTGACCGTGGGCCGGAGATAGCCGGCGAGCGACACAGATGAAAGCCTGCTCTTGGGATCGCTTGGCGATTGCCTATATTAGGGCAGAACACGCATTTATTAGGGCAGAACACGCATTGCCCGTGGCCGCCTACTTGCGCGGCCCGCACTGACCTCAAGGACGAATGATGAACAAGATCAACCAGATCGCTTGGGATGATACGATCCTGCCCTTTCAACTTGACCGCTCGAATATTCGCGGGCGGGTCGCACGTCTGGATGGGGTGCTGGACCATATCCTGTCACGCCATGACTACCCCGAGGCCGTCAGCGCGCTGGTGGCCGAGGTCGCGTTGCTGACCGCTCTGATCGGCCCGACGATCAAACTGCGCTGGAAGCTTAGCCTGCAGGTGCGTGGCTCGGGCGCGATCAGGACCATCGCCGCCGATTACTTTGCCCCCGCATCCGAGGGTGAACCTGCCCGCATTCGCGCATGGGCCAGTTTCGATGCCGATCGACTGGATGACCGCGCGCCCTTCGACCAGATCGGCGAAGGGTATGTTGCGGTGCTGATTGACCAAGGCGCCGGCTCGACGCCTTACCAGGGGATCACGCCACTGGCGGGCGGGTCGCTGTCGGCTTGCGCGCAAAGCTATTTCGCGCAGTCAGAACAGCTGCCAACGCGGTTCAGTCTGACTTATGGCCAGTCGCGCATGTCCGGTGAGGATCAGCATTCGCGCGCCGGCGGCGTCATGCTGCAGACCCTGCCTGCCCAACCCGCGCAACTCAGCGAGGGCGGCAGCGGACAGGACGGGCTGATCGAGGCCGCCGATATCCTGCAAGGCGCCGAATCAGAGGACTGGAACCGCGCCAATCACCTGTTGAACACGGTCGAACCGTTGGAATTGATCGGCCCGACTGTTTCGCCCACAGACCTGCTGGTTCGCCTGTTCCACGAAGAAACGCCGCGTGTCTTTGACTCTCAAAGCGTAGAGTTCGGTTGCTCTTGCACAGCGGACCGGGTCCGCGACACCTTGGCGATCTATTCGGCCAAGGACATCACCCATATGACCACTGACGATGGCGTCGTCACCGCCGATTGCCAGTTCTGCGGCGCACATTATGAATTCGACCCCGAAAGCCTGGGGTTCGAGGCAACCGTGGACGCGGATGGCAACCCGATCGAACCGCAAGACAAGGCCGCCGAGTGAGTTTGATCTGGTCAGAGGATCTGCTGCGTCGGGCCCTGCGGCAACCGGCAGGGCCCACGTCGGATTTCGACCTGAACCCGGATGTTGCACCGCCTGCCGGGCAGTTGCGGCAAGCCGGCGTTCTGATTGCCTTTCACGAAGATGACGGCAGGCTTGTCCTGACCAAGCGCGCCGCCACCATGCGCCATCATCCGGGCCAGATTGCCCTGCCCGGCGGCAAGGTCGATCCAGCCGATGCCGATGCGATTGCAGCCGCCCTGCGCGAGGCACATGAAGAGGTCGCCCTGCCGCCCGATCAGGCCGAGGTCATGGGCACCCTGCCCGCCCATCGCACCGTTACCAGCTTTGCGATCCGTCCTGTCGTGGCCGTTATCCGTGGTTCGTTTACGCCGCGCCCCGAGCCGGGCGAGGTAGCAGAGGCCTTTTGCCTGCCCTTCGCTCATATCGCCAACCCCGCACTTTATCGGGTCGAGGGTCGGTTCTGGCGCGGCACATGGCGCAGCTATCATGCTGCACCCTACGGTCCCTATTACCTTTGGGGCGCGACCGCGCGGATCCTTTGGTCTTTGGCAAACAGGTTGAACGCCGCATGACGCAGATCGGCGGCCCATTTCTGACCGACCCGGCGCTGACCGCAGTGCTGGACGCGATCGAGGCCGGCGGGCACCGCGCGCTGCTGGTCGGTGGCGTGGTCCGCAATGCGGTTCTTGGCGAGCCGGTCAATGATATCGACCTTGCGACAGACGCGCGCCCCGAGCGGGTCAGTGAATTGGCCGCATCCGCGGGGCTAAAGCCAGTGCCGACCGGCATCGACCATGGCACGGTTACGGTCGTCTCGAACGGCACGGGCATCGAGGTCACGACCTTTCGCCGCGATGTGGAAACCGATGGCCGCCATGCGGTGGTGGCTTTTAGCGACCGGATCGAAGATGACGCACAGCGCCGCGATTTCACCATGAATGCGCTTTATGCCACCCGTGATGGGCAGGTGCTCGACCCGGTCGGCGGGCTGGACGACCTGCGGGCTAGACGGCTGCGATTTGTGGGCAACGCCCAGGCGCGCATCCGCGAGGATTACCTGCGTGTCCTGCGCTATTTCCGCTTTCACGCGTGGTACGGGCGGCAGGTAGACCCGGCCGCGCTGGCAGCATGTGCCGCGTTGGCGGATGGGCTGGACGGCATATCCAAGGAACGGATCGGCGTTGAAATGCGCAAGCTGCTGGCCGCGCCCGATCCCTCAGAGGCGCTGTCGCTGATGGCTCAGGCTGGCGTTTTGGCCCATGTGCTGCCGGGTGCCGATGCGTCCGCGATGCCGGATCTGGTCGGGGCCGAGGCCGCGGCCGGGATCACGCCCAGTTGGCCACGCCGACTGGCGCTGCTGTGTACCGACAAGACCGTCACAGCCCTGCTGCGCCTGTCACGGGATGAGGCAAAGGTTCAGGCGCGGCTGGCCGAGGCCAAGGCCGGCGACTGGTCGCTGAACGAGGCAGGTTATCATTTGGGAAAGACACTGGCCGTTGACCATACGCTGACACGCGCGGCACGGGGTCAAAAACTGCCCGATGGGTGGATCGCGCGGATTGAGCATGCGGCGCAGGCGGGGCTGCCGATCAGCGCAGATGATCTGATGCCACAGCTTGAGGGGGCATCACTGGGTCGTGGCTTGCGTGCGGCGGAAGAAGCGTGGATCGCGGGGGATTTCGCGCTTCCCGCGCCCGCCTTGATTGACGTCGCGCTTCTGGCCGGAAAGGGTGACGCATGAGCCTGCACCGCCGCCTTGGAAATCTGGTCGACGCCTTTCGCCCCGCCGACGGGCCTCCGCCGCACACATTGCTGGCCTTCTTCCGCTGGTGCCTGTCAGGCGCATGGGGCGGATTGTCGCTTGCGGCCATCGCCTCGGCTTTCAGCGGCATGGCCGATGTAATCGCCGCCATCCTGCTTGGCGCAGTGGTCGATGCCGTTGCGGGTGGCGACCCTGCGAACCTTTGGTCTGCCAATGGCGCCCTGATCGCGGTTTTCGTGGGCTTTTTCCTGTTGCTGCGCCCGGTGATCTTTGGCCTGTCCACCGCCAGTTCCAGCGTGATCGTCGGCCCGAATATCCTGCCATTGGTTCTGTCGCGGCTGCACCGCTGGACGATGGGGCAGTCAGTCACCTTCTTTGACAATGATTTTGCCGGCCGGTTGGCGCAGAAACAAATGCAGACGGCGCGCGCCGTCACCGATGTGGCAACC is drawn from Paracoccus tegillarcae and contains these coding sequences:
- a CDS encoding PP2C family protein-serine/threonine phosphatase, which codes for MSATNRPAPASNAASVPQTAGRLVLLVDDSRAQRRMLMIQLQRAGYRVAEAESGQAALDFCAMQEPDFILSDWIMPGMTGPDFCRKFRALTKKGYGYFILLTSKTDKADIAFGLEAGADDFLTKPISGAELLARLMAGERILEFQEKLRASNAQLQKTLDRLSLAQEALDRDLREARKLQQGLVRERSGRFENFELSLLLRPAGHIGGDLVGFFPINENRVGVYAIDVSGHGVTAALLTARLAAHLSGSTEQNVALRAAQNGQDAVPPIALAHFFNNMLLEEMQTDTYFTMVYADIDYREGVLRMVQAGHPHPLVQRKNQEIELVGDGGMPIGIFGRPRFNEFEVTLAPGDRLLISSDGITEATDPEGNMLCDEGLKSFVRGHQALQGHNFLDAISFCVNQFSHGDRQDDISAVLIEHRESPQTKPGRGLQPLPAPENNDPDSGT
- a CDS encoding NUDIX domain-containing protein; this translates as MIPRYGQPPVTGRHYRARPGAYGLLLRRGQVLLTLQAGPEPDMQLPGGGIDPGESPIHALHREVFEETGWAIASPRRIGAYRRYAWLPEYGYWAEKICTIWLAEPVVRRGDPVEPDHRAVWVPLADLPAALSEPGARAFVTRLMKGGFLAQASRRHPDKAMSPTRRDRHGGVLSRR
- a CDS encoding Hsp33 family molecular chaperone HslO; the protein is MNKINQIAWDDTILPFQLDRSNIRGRVARLDGVLDHILSRHDYPEAVSALVAEVALLTALIGPTIKLRWKLSLQVRGSGAIRTIAADYFAPASEGEPARIRAWASFDADRLDDRAPFDQIGEGYVAVLIDQGAGSTPYQGITPLAGGSLSACAQSYFAQSEQLPTRFSLTYGQSRMSGEDQHSRAGGVMLQTLPAQPAQLSEGGSGQDGLIEAADILQGAESEDWNRANHLLNTVEPLELIGPTVSPTDLLVRLFHEETPRVFDSQSVEFGCSCTADRVRDTLAIYSAKDITHMTTDDGVVTADCQFCGAHYEFDPESLGFEATVDADGNPIEPQDKAAE
- a CDS encoding NUDIX hydrolase, whose protein sequence is MSLIWSEDLLRRALRQPAGPTSDFDLNPDVAPPAGQLRQAGVLIAFHEDDGRLVLTKRAATMRHHPGQIALPGGKVDPADADAIAAALREAHEEVALPPDQAEVMGTLPAHRTVTSFAIRPVVAVIRGSFTPRPEPGEVAEAFCLPFAHIANPALYRVEGRFWRGTWRSYHAAPYGPYYLWGATARILWSLANRLNAA
- a CDS encoding CCA tRNA nucleotidyltransferase; its protein translation is MTQIGGPFLTDPALTAVLDAIEAGGHRALLVGGVVRNAVLGEPVNDIDLATDARPERVSELAASAGLKPVPTGIDHGTVTVVSNGTGIEVTTFRRDVETDGRHAVVAFSDRIEDDAQRRDFTMNALYATRDGQVLDPVGGLDDLRARRLRFVGNAQARIREDYLRVLRYFRFHAWYGRQVDPAALAACAALADGLDGISKERIGVEMRKLLAAPDPSEALSLMAQAGVLAHVLPGADASAMPDLVGAEAAAGITPSWPRRLALLCTDKTVTALLRLSRDEAKVQARLAEAKAGDWSLNEAGYHLGKTLAVDHTLTRAARGQKLPDGWIARIEHAAQAGLPISADDLMPQLEGASLGRGLRAAEEAWIAGDFALPAPALIDVALLAGKGDA